The DNA sequence GATGGAGAGAAATTTAAGGACATGGTGGGTATTCTAAGCTAATATCATTATCTGacttaatcatataattgggTTCAAATGACAATGGCACTATTTTATGCTTCACAGGAAACTCTAATGAAAATCTTTGACCAAGCAATTGAGTCACGAATGGACCGGCGCTGTACGTTTGTTGCCCTTGGTGGTGGAGTCATTGGTGACATGTGTGGGTATGCTGCAGCTTCATATCTGCGAGGAGTGAATTTCATTCAGATTCCTACAACTGTTATGGCGCAGGTCTGATTAGCTACTTGCATCCTCATCTGTGCATGCCAATTCAAAATAGTATAttacttatttctttttctgattATCCCATCATATTATTGTTTAGGTAGATTCTTCAGTTGGTGGTAAAACTGGAATCAATCATCGGCttggaaaaaatttaattggagCATTCTACCAACCACAATGTGTGCTTATTGACACCGACACACTGAACACATTGCCGGATCGTGAGTTAGCATCAGGACTTGCAGAAGTCATAAAGTATGGACTTATAAGGGATGCTGAATTTTTTGAGTGGCAGGAGAAGAATATGCACGCACTGCTGGCAAGGTAAATATATGTAGTCAAGACATTAGTCACACCACATCATTATTCTTTCCTTGCTGATCTAAATTCTTGCTTATATATCTTTTGTCCATGGGCATGCATGCTTATTTCCTTCAGGAATTTGACCTGTAATCATAAAGAGTTTGCTCTGCAGGGACCCGAGTGCATTTGCTTATGCTATCAAACGCTCATGTGAGAATAAGGCTGAGGTTGTATCCTTAGATGAGAAGGAGAGCGGACTGAGGGCAACATTAAACTTGGGCCACACTTTTGGTCATGTGAgtatcaaatttgaaaatatagagACGCTTTAAATAACTAATGTGAATTTTCTACTAGACTGTGCTTTTGGTGTCTTTAAAATGcatattattctttattcTCTAAGTTCGGTGATTCAAATGTCCTTAACTCTCTGAGATAGTTTGTCATTGTTAGTGCGGTACTTctgaaatatgaatttatttagaatGTCTCTTACATGATGTGCTTTCCATATATACTCACAGGCAATTGAGACTGGTTTTGGGTATGGGCAGTGGCTTCACGGGGAGGCTGTTGCAGCTGGCACGGTATGTTTCTTTCTGGACCAGGTCAAACTTTTGTGCTTGATCCATGTATCCATCCATGCTTAAAGATATTGCTTGCATATTCAATTTTAGGTAATGGCAGTTGACATGTCTTACCGGCTTGGATGGATTGATGATTCATTGGTAAAGCGAGTGCATATGATATTGCAACAGGCCAAATTACCTACAGCACCTCCAGAAACCATGACTGTGGACATGTTTAAATCTGTTATGGCGGTAAGATGGAGTACTAAAGCAAACTCGacacatattatatttgaagcTCTAACCATCTGGTTCTTAGTATAACGGTATTTTGTAATGCAGGTAGACAAAAAGGTAGCGGATGGTCTGCTAAGGCTCATCCTCCTGAAAGGTCCTCTAGGCAATTGTGTTTTTACTGGTGATTACGATAGAGAGGCCCTTGATGACACGCTGCATGCATTTTGCAAGTCatagtttcatttttatttcacctGCTGAAATTCGGTCtgtgtatgtattttttgtttgatttctcTGTATTTTTGCCCCATGAAGATGTTTCCTGTGCTACAACCAAACCTACTCAATACCATGTTGTACAAACATCACCAGTAGCTAGTTAGGACTTACTGGATAATTTTGCTTGATGATAATAAGAGTGCAGATTGTATGGGTTCTTTTGCTGGCTGGAGAGAATTTCCTCCGAGTTGGAGTTTGGTTTTGTGTCATAGGCAATAGAGAAAGAATGGGAAAAGTCATAATATCGGCAAGCACCTATATATTAAGTCAAAAATCATTTTGGCTCAGTTTTGCTTTTAATGTTAGCATATGAAGTTTACGAATGTTAAAAgagatatttgatatttgccAAAATTGTCACTCTGGTAACTGAAAAACAGATGTCCTCCTCTGCATACTGCCAGATTGTTGCTTTCAGAAATTCAATGGGTTAAATGCACAAACTTTcatgtgttttaaaatttagttaatgaaatccttatgtttttaaaatagatttaaaaaaaaagtctttgtattttaaatgtaGTTCAATGGTCCCTCCCTGTTAAATATAACTAACGACATTAATTCTTTTACAAACTGATCattatgcttttatttattatatattattttttattctaataattattttatttttttaataaataaaaaaattgtaggaTTTAATCAATTCATTGATTGGgtcttaaatataaataataaaaacttaaattattatttatttaatctaaattcaataaaatttgagtttgaggAGGTGTTTAGATATTAGATTGTAATGATTATACTTACTTTTGAcaggttttgttttttctgttttttattGTGTGTGAAATGATATCTGGATGCgatgttattcttttttttttttttttaggggaAGGGGGGATGCGatattattcttataataACTCTTTGATTTGGTGGTTAAATGTGGAAACAATTACaggaaaatacaaaaaaattgaacaagtaGATTGTactattcatatattatttttttattataagtagAACGTATTACTATCGTTGAacgtataaaaatatatatttatatcatcaTTTATtgattacaaaaatttgaagttcataattttatttatatttctatttttgaattattattatatgtaattatattttcaaagaaattgataacaattagtttaattgataaaaaaacttaattcatttattgataattcacatctaaatttaattcttgctattacaaaaatttatctttaaaattgaaatttttcgTTTGGtatttactaataattatatttcttgatctcatatttgaaaaaattaaagcgaaagtaaaatataatgtaaaaaaatatataaaataaattaattagtcaaattattttatttaggatctttttaataagaaattaaaatttaataaaatcaatcatgttttatttgtaggattttcttgtctatttgatttttttaatttaatttaatttttgttatattatttatgtatgttatatttttttctactatCATATCCTgatgtcttttatttttaaattattgatgcaAAATGAATACCTCATTCCTGGCAGACTCAATGGGTACAGGACCGTCTTGTTAGAGTACAACAGGAGCTTGCTCGTTAGTTCCTTGATCACCATGTGCTCTGCCTCTTTCCTGTGGGAGGATTGTCTGGCTCCACTAGCTTGGGGTCTCATAGAGTTGTATTGATGGTCTCCACGATGAACTATCAGAGCTACTGACCGAGAAGCGGCTTGATCGGCAGCAAGTAAAGCTATTGGGTCGAATGTTGGATCGGGGGCATTGTGTCCCCCTACTACCTGCTCTGGAGGTGGGACAACGTAGATTACAGTAGCGGGGAGGGAGGTGTTTCCCTCAAAAGATCTATTATCATCTCTATTGTCTGAACTGACCATTTCtcatatctaaatttaaataattcccATAGATAAAGCTAACGATGCGTACCGGGGTCCAACCACACTACAAGGACCTaagaatttttgtaaaaatcctAAGATTATCGAGGGACTAAcccgtaaaataaaaattagcactccgatgcttaaataatagatttattgaagaaataaagcaaaatatgaATCAAAGTAAGAATAATGGTTAAAAGTAATGTTGAAGTGATGAAAATCATGTGTAgtgcaaaaatatattgaaaataatctaaaatcgagagagagagtgagtaTAAGTGTAATAGTTTGTATTACCAAAATGACTGCACGATGTCTTAATTTATAAGCATCCATAGTGCAAGATCCGGAAGGTAGTTGGGGTGAATCTGATGTCATTGGATAGCTCACGTGTTAGCTAcagaacaaaaagaatatcaggattttttaacttgtttaaaCAAAGATATGATCATTTGACAAAGTTTTGCCCTATTTATCTATGTATCTAGGGTTATAGTTGCTTGCTGACTAAAATTGAGTCTCAAAGGGTTAACTGGATATTTTTCACTATGACATATCTTGAGATGTCAGCCACCTATATGATGTGGCTTTCCTATTGTACAATGACTCAACTTATTGGATTGTATTCATTCTTTTGGCCTGCCAAGTTAGGAAAAGAGAACAGTTCACGGGCTTTGTATCTTGCTCTTGGCCCTGGGCTTGGCCTACTAGGCACCCCCGGGAGGGGCCTATTTCCTTACACTTAGACtttgaggaaaaatatttggggAGGTATCAAtaatacttaaataaataagccCTTACTTGACTTGTTGTGTTGTATTGCTGGAAAAATCcccaatttatatttgtagAGTGGAAACTCCTGTAAAGATTGTGGATTAAATAACATGATTTGAGAGACATTTCAtgttataattgatattatttccttaataataagatatgatttagaattatcaaatttgttataaaCGTTAATCAGAAACCAAATTACGAACCaatttattagattatttatcccaaaaattttaatctcaACCGTTTGTATATAccgaatgaaataaaaaaaaaaaatgtaaaataaaaaatccaatccTCTCCAAGTCATTTGGatacaaaataagaaaaacactATATAGtaacaactttatttttttttattattattttcacaaCACCTactatactatattataagaATTTGAATGAAGAAGAGTTAGGCCATATAGGAGGAGGTATGATACATGAGAGGTTGGAGGCCGGTTGTAGATCGAGAATGAAATGGGCACTTGAAGAGCGAGAAAAGCGTTGAAAGCGTGTgcgaa is a window from the Sesamum indicum cultivar Zhongzhi No. 13 linkage group LG15, S_indicum_v1.0, whole genome shotgun sequence genome containing:
- the LOC105178393 gene encoding 3-dehydroquinate synthase, chloroplastic; translated protein: MCRCLLLINAHTHTHNAERDWIEPTATISLRRHKWLLLPRSAKHNNHFASFHSVLRFPVFASSVSSRCCLSSDSNNRNLTLRLKASATSAAPVMDQPTSSSSSPDVSTIVEVDLGDRSYPIYIGSGLLNQPELLQRHIHGKQVLVVTNTTIAPLYLDKAISALTDGNPNVKVESVILPDGEKFKDMETLMKIFDQAIESRMDRRCTFVALGGGVIGDMCGYAAASYLRGVNFIQIPTTVMAQVDSSVGGKTGINHRLGKNLIGAFYQPQCVLIDTDTLNTLPDRELASGLAEVIKYGLIRDAEFFEWQEKNMHALLARDPSAFAYAIKRSCENKAEVVSLDEKESGLRATLNLGHTFGHAIETGFGYGQWLHGEAVAAGTVMAVDMSYRLGWIDDSLVKRVHMILQQAKLPTAPPETMTVDMFKSVMAVDKKVADGLLRLILLKGPLGNCVFTGDYDREALDDTLHAFCKS